AGTCTTGATTGGCCTTAGTCGGGAAGTCGTGGGGGGGTAGTGTCTGTATTCGGCCTGAGCAACCGATCTCTTAGACTGACTGGATGGTCCCCCCATGTAGGTATGGTTCGCACGGTTTCCCGGGCATCCGTTAACCCCGCGGCTTACGATCCCTATGCTTGGGTCGTTTCCGACTTGAAGGATTCGCCTAACCAAATgggcgaggaggagctcaccgagttccgacaagccgGGTACTTGTGTGGAGGGACTGACGAGGAGGCTAATTATGATGTTTTCGTCCCGGCTCCTCACGAGCGATTGTACGAAATCAACTTCCAACCCCGCCAGGTcgccgactggatttggttctacaaaGCCATGTTCACTCAAGTCGGAGTTCGCATTCCGTTTTCAGCCTTTCAAATGGCGCTTTTAAATCGAATTTCCGTGTCaccgtcgcagttgcatccgaacagttgggcctcgatccgctgtttcgagatggtctgtgaatatctcgaactgccggtgtccgtggatgttttcctcttcttcttcaccctcACAAACCCTTCCAAGGAGGGGAAACACAGAAaggggttcatgtccttccggtctgcccaaggtcggaggatttttggtttgtttgaaGACTCTTATCACGGGTTTAAGGACAAATATTTCAAAGTCCGCCCTGTCAAAGGTCGTCACCCCTTTTGGTTGTCGTTGGAGGGAGTACGGCTCATCCCGACCTATTGGAGTTTCGGGGCAGGGTCCAATACTTTTATTAAGGTAACCTATAATGGCATGTCGGCGGTGGATAAGCAGATCGCCGAAGTGTTGGTAGCAGTCTTTGGGAAGAATCTAGTCAATCCCCACCTCCTTATGGGTGACCGGGAGTCCGGTcgtaattatatttgtgagGAACTTGTACTTTACCCTTtaccttttgtttttattgacATTTTGTGGCGATTAACCGATCTTCTTTACTTTCCTGCAGTGGAGATGTCTGCGTCGGTGACGGGTCTTCCCAACTTGTTCCAAACTTTCCTCTTGGCCAGCGACGACGAAGGGGATAATGACAAATCTGCTGCTGAAACGTCTGCAATTCCTCCAGAGGACAAAACTACTTCAGGACAGGAGGCCGCGGTTGACGGAACCGGGACCTCGGCCCAAGCTGCCCAGGCCGAGGGCGAGAAAACGGTTCATGCCTCTCCCTTTCGCGAAGTAATAGGCCAAGGGGGTTCGACGTCTGCCCCTGAAGTCGACGATGGCGTGGAGGTGGTCCCTAACCCTAAAAGGAAAAGGAAGGCGTCTTCCAGTCCCGAGGGGGTCCTCACCGTCATGGAGAGGAATTTTGATGCAGGGAACTTCATAGATACCCAACTGATCCCTGGTACTGAGGAGTACTTCCACGAGTCTTCCCTTGCCGGGCAAGCGAGGTGGGTGTACCGAACCCTTCTGCGGGGTGCCGTGATAGCCCGGAAGGCCGAGTTTGAGCTGTCCGGGATGGAGTCCCTCCGCAGGAGGTTGGAGGCTAGTGGGAAGGCTAATAATGAGTTAAAGAGTGAAGTTGAAACTCTCCGGGAACAGTTGACCCAGTCGAACGAGAAACTCGATGCCGCCGAGAAAAAGGCTACTGCTGCCGAGCAGAAGGCTACTGCCGCCGAGCAGAAGGCCACAACTGCTGAAAATAAACAGAGTCAGCCGCATCGGTGGAACGTTTGGTCGAGCGTgaaatggcgttggaaagtcaGGTCGGCGCGGCGCAGAAGCGTGTGGCCGAAGTTGAGAAAGAGAAGCAGGCCGTGGAGGCCGAACTGTCAACATGGAAGGCGAAGTATAAGGACGTCGTCAAACAGGGCAAGGGTGCGATCTTGGCGACCGAAGAGGCTCTTAAGGCCCAGGTCAAAGTCATTGCTCCCGAGTTTGATACGTCGGCAATTGGTGTTCTTAAAGTCATTCAGGATGGCAAAGTCGTCGACGCCCCCAAGAAATGAATCTTCTGTTTACAGTTTTTGTCTAGCCGCTTTGTTTTGACTTGTAAACTATTTTAGTTTTAGCCGTTTTTGGCTTGTGAACAATTTGATGTTAGCCGTTTTATTTTGGCTTGTGATCAGTGACCGTTTTAATCGTTTGCCCAAGTTGTCGTGATAAACTTCTCCTTATTCGTCTGGTTGTATTTCCGTTTCTATTAACCGTTTTTGGTTTATTGTCGTCACTTATATCAATGGCCCATGGCCTTTCGCGTAGTCGTTACAATTGTGGTTGACGGGTTCCCGGGGACGCGCGTCGTCGTTGGACGTGGTGGTTTATCTGGAAAATTGAGTGACAAAATAGGAGAGAAAATTTGCACAAGTATATTTTATTCGGTAGTTGCATAAAGGACTCGTAAGTCGCTATGAGAAGTTCAAAAGTTAAATTTGCAAATTAACTACTTAGCTAGCCTGGTCGGCTTGTCGGGCCATTCtctaggagtagaatcttctTAGGTTGTCCGCGTTCCATGTTCTCGGGACTTCTTTGCCGTCAAGCCTTTCCAACTTGAATGCTCCTTTTCCCATCACCTTTTTGATTCTGTAGGGGCCTTCCCAGTTCGCCGCTAGCTTGCCTTCTCCGGGGGTCGGTAGGCCGATATCATTTCGCCTCAAGACGAGGTTGTTTGGCTCAAATTCCCTCTTGATcactttggtgttgtagcgcAGAGCCATTCTTTGTTTTAGCGCCGTTTCCGTCAGATGGGCCATTTTCCTGGTTTCATCTATCAGGTCTTTTTCTATGGCTTCCTCCACTCCTTTCAAAAGCAACCGCGGGCTCGGCTCTCCGATTTCTACGGGTATTACTGCGTCTACCCCGTACGTTAGTCGGAAAGGAGTTTCCTTAGTGGAGGATTGTTCGGTTGTTCGGTAGGACCAGAGGACCGCTGCgagttcgtcggcccaagcGCCCTTTTTATTGTCCAACCTCTTTTTTAGCCCCGAAAGGATGACCTTATTGGCGGACTCTACTTGTCCGTTTGTCTGAGGGTGTTCTACCGAAGAGAACCTTTGCCTTATACCCAGGCCGTCGAGAAACTCCGTGAACTTCTTGTCAGTAAACTGCGTGCCGTTGTCTGATATGACGACTTCCGGTATCCCGAATCGCgttatcacctgcctccacatgaatttccTGCAATTGGACGAGGATATGGTAGCCAGTGGctcggcttctatccatttggtgtagtagtcaattgcgactatgaggtacttgacttgcccagGGCCGACTGGGAAGGGCCCTAAGAGGTCGACTCCCCATTGAGAAAATGGTCGAGAGGTCGTTAGCAAGCTTAGCTCGGAGGCCGGCGCCTtggcaaagttggcgttctgtTGGCACTTTACGCATTTTTTGACAAACTCCTTGGAATCCGTCATCATCGACGGCCAGTAATATCCGGCTCGGATTAGTTTCCTCGCTAAGGCCTTACCTCCGATATGGTGTCCACAGCAGCCCTCATGGACTTCTCTGAGGACGTAGTCCGTCTGATCGGGGCGTAGGCACTTCAGTAGGGGCTGGTTGAGCCCCTTCCTGAACAGCTGTCCTTGGATGACGGCGTATTTGGCCGCTTCCCTCCTCAATTTCGCCGCATCCTTTTCATCATTAGGGAGTTTGCCGTGTTCTAGGAAGTtggtgatggggtctagccaGGAAAGACCTAGGGTTGTCATGTGCAAAGTGATTGCTGGTTCTCTTGCcatgccttggatgagagacTGGTTCCCTTCCCCTGGCTTTGTGCTGGCCAACTTTGATAGGAGGTCTGCtcgtgtgttcctttctctaGGTACGTGGTGGACCGTGACCTCTTCGAActtttggctcaagcttttaACCTTTTCCAGGTACTTCTGAAGCAAggggtctttggcttggtagctacCGTTTACTTGGGAAGTGACGACTTGGGAGTCACTGCATATTTCCAGTCTTCTCGCGCCGACTTCTGCCGCTAGGGTTAAGCCTCCTATaagggcttcatattctgcctggttgttcgaGATGGGAAACTCGAATCTGACCGACTGTTCGTATACAATCCCAATCGGGCTTTCCAGGATGATCCCGGCACCTCCAAaggtctggttggaggctccgtccacatggagcttccaccgtgtaccCACGTCTTCGCTTGGGTCTCCCGTTACTTCAACTAAAAAATCCGCCATGGCCtgcgccttgatggcttgccggggctcgtaccgtatgtcatattgggagagttcgatggaccaagtcatcattcttcccgccagatcgggtttttggagaacttgccggatcccttggtccgttctgacgacaatttggtgactttggaagtactgttttaaccttctcgaggaagttaggagtgctaaggctagcttttccaacttgctaTATCTTAATTCTGCCCCTTGCAGGGCCTTGCTTATGAAATAGACTGACTGTTGAGCTTTCCCGTCCTCCCGTACCAGAATTGCGGCCAGGGCTTCGCTTGTTATAGCGAGGTATAGGTATAGTGGTTCCCCGTCCTTTGGCTTCCCGAGAACGGGAGGTGCCGccaggatttccttgaagtgttGAAAGGCTTCTTCACATGCGGGTGTCCACTCAAAcgccatccctttcttcatgaggttaaaGAATGGCAGGGCCTTTGTCGCCGAAGCTCCGAGAAATCGGGATAGTGAGGTCAACCGTCCTGCCAACCTCTGGACGTCCTTGATGCAACCCGGGCTCTTCATCTGGAGTATTGCctggcatttctccgggttagcttctacccctctctgagttatcataaatcccaggaacttgccggcttccatggcgaaggcgcacttgaggGGGTTCAGCCTCATACCGTGTTGACGGAGGGACGCAAATACACTTGCCAGGTCGTTCAAGAGGTCGTCAGGTCGTGTTGTTTTTGCcaggatgtcgtccacgtaaACTTCAACTGTTTTCCCTATGAGGTCGTGGAATAtcctgttcatcagcctttgatatgttGCCCCCGCATTTTTCAAGCCGAATGGCATTACCTTATAGCAAAAAGTTCCTcctggcgttatgaacgccgtcTTGTCTTCGTCGGGACGGTGCATCGATATCTGATTGtaaccggagtaggcgtccatgaaactTAGATACCGGTATCCCGCCGCGGCGTCGACGAGTGCATCTATGTTGGGGAGGGGGAAGc
Above is a genomic segment from Arachis stenosperma cultivar V10309 chromosome 1, arast.V10309.gnm1.PFL2, whole genome shotgun sequence containing:
- the LOC130974751 gene encoding uncharacterized protein LOC130974751, producing MADFLVEVTGDPSEDVGTRWKLHVDGASNQTFGGAGIILESPIGIVYEQSVRFEFPISNNQAEYEALIGGLTLAAEVGARRLEICSDSQVVTSQVNGSYQAKDPLLQKYLEKVKSLSQKFEEVTVHHVPRERNTRADLLSKLASTKPGEGNQSLIQGMAREPAITLHMTTLGLSWLDPITNFLEHGKLPNDEKDAAKLRREAAKYAVIQGQLFRKGLNQPLLKCLRPDQTDYVLREVHEGCCGHHIGGKALARKLIRAGYYWPSMMTDSKEFVKKCVKCQQNANFAKAPASELSLLTTSRPFSQWGVDLLGPFPVGPGQVKKFMWRQVITRFGIPEVVISDNGTQFTDKKFTEFLDGLGIRQRFSSVEHPQTNGQVESANKVILSGLKKRLDNKKGAWADELAAVLWSYRTTEQSSTKETPFRLTYGVDAVIPVEIGEPSPRLLLKGVEEAIEKDLIDETRKMAHLTETALKQRMALRYNTKVIKREFEPNNLVLRRNDIGLPTPGEGKLAANWEGPYRIKKVMGKGAFKLERLDGKEVPRTWNADNLRRFYS